The following are encoded together in the Bacillus sp. NP157 genome:
- a CDS encoding PAS domain-containing hybrid sensor histidine kinase/response regulator — MTTWTVTLAAALWLFVLFGVALFGERRPRLFERRWAIVYALSLAIHCTSWTFYGTVTQASRSGWWLPPTFIGAILMYAFAVGVLRRMVVLARDYNAGSVADLVSARLGRHRGLAALVTVVMLIGIIPYIALQLKAVAMSYSLLAQGRNAEAPAWQDSALYIALLMAAFAMLFGTRRASAMAHNRGLVLAMAFESLFKLGAMLALGTLLIGATPDPAAVARAAAMPHDTGGFPALILLGALAMFTLPHQFHAGMVECRDVGHVRTARWLFPVYMLLVSLPILPLAKLGDATLAPLGVPSDLYVLALPLSRQQGGLALFAFLGGLSAATSMVVVATLALSLMVVNHFIAPVRVLAGWGSDERADLRGEVINQRRGVIVAVILLAWAYSRMLAGNDVLADIGGISFSALAGLAPALLVAVYRPRTGARAVAAGLVVGTLVWLYVVAPALVSPEPSWVLAGPFGVEWLSPDKLFGLDDWSRLGRAVVLGLGANLATMLLVAPSRYGRRTLPSAELGGVDVGDLRALATRFLPVERVDSLFASAPVHGAAGGALAGVVEHELAAVIGAGSARLLVQVVHRQRQEELDTVAAIVDEATEDLRFNQRVLEAALETMSQGICVVDAELRLVAWNQPYADLFGYPPALLRVGLPVAELIAHNVAAGLVGEGNLASRVERRMAFMRAGSPHLAERRFPDGTVVEIRGNPMPGGGYVATFTDVTSFRETEDELKRTNETLELRVAERTAALEQANEAKSHFLTAVSHDLMQPLHAAQLFAHALRAGHGDADTSRHLEGALGATENLLGGLLDIARLEGGRLSPRMADVALAEVLGPLAAECRAIAAERDIRFHVVPTMACVRTDPSLLRRVVQNFLSNALRYAEGGRVVLGCRRAGDQLRVEVWDTGPGIAEADRTLIFDAFRRGEAAAGQGLGLGLAIAERTASLLGHPLALRSWPGRGSVFAVSVPVAVRGEVELPVAPLAPLAPSACGHALVVDNDPAALAATATLLRGWGWGVDALREPSAAVTAEPDLLVLDYHLDDGRTGLDALRVLQGRFGEVPAVFVTADRDADLRLRLQEAGGSVLYKPLKPVALRQVVARLVRV, encoded by the coding sequence ATGACCACCTGGACCGTCACGCTTGCCGCGGCGCTGTGGCTGTTCGTGCTGTTCGGCGTGGCGCTGTTCGGCGAACGCCGGCCACGCCTGTTCGAGCGGCGCTGGGCGATCGTCTACGCGCTGTCGCTCGCGATCCATTGCACGTCGTGGACGTTCTACGGCACGGTGACCCAGGCCTCGCGTTCGGGTTGGTGGCTGCCGCCGACCTTCATCGGCGCGATCCTGATGTATGCGTTCGCGGTGGGCGTGCTGCGCCGGATGGTGGTGCTGGCCCGCGACTACAACGCGGGTTCGGTCGCCGACCTGGTCTCGGCACGGCTGGGTCGCCATCGCGGCCTGGCCGCCCTGGTCACGGTCGTGATGCTGATCGGCATCATTCCCTACATCGCCCTGCAGCTGAAGGCCGTGGCGATGAGTTACAGCCTGCTGGCGCAGGGCCGCAACGCCGAGGCGCCGGCATGGCAGGACAGCGCGCTGTACATCGCCCTGTTGATGGCCGCCTTCGCGATGCTGTTCGGCACCCGGCGGGCATCGGCCATGGCGCACAACCGGGGCCTGGTCCTCGCGATGGCCTTCGAGTCGTTGTTCAAGCTCGGCGCGATGCTTGCGCTGGGCACGCTGCTGATCGGTGCGACGCCCGATCCCGCCGCCGTTGCACGCGCCGCGGCGATGCCGCACGACACCGGCGGCTTCCCCGCGCTGATCCTGCTCGGCGCGCTGGCGATGTTCACCCTGCCGCACCAGTTCCACGCGGGGATGGTCGAATGCCGGGACGTGGGCCACGTGCGTACGGCACGCTGGCTTTTCCCGGTTTACATGTTGCTGGTCTCGTTGCCGATCCTGCCGCTGGCGAAGCTCGGCGACGCGACGCTCGCACCGCTGGGCGTGCCCTCGGACCTGTACGTGCTGGCGCTGCCGCTGTCCCGGCAGCAGGGTGGCCTGGCCTTGTTCGCCTTCCTCGGCGGCCTGTCCGCGGCAACGAGCATGGTCGTGGTCGCCACGCTCGCGCTCAGCCTGATGGTGGTGAACCACTTCATCGCGCCCGTGCGCGTGCTGGCCGGCTGGGGTAGCGACGAGCGCGCCGACCTGCGTGGCGAAGTCATCAACCAGCGCCGTGGCGTGATCGTCGCGGTGATCCTGCTCGCGTGGGCGTATAGCCGCATGCTGGCCGGCAACGACGTCCTGGCCGATATCGGCGGCATCTCGTTCTCCGCGCTGGCGGGACTGGCGCCCGCCTTGCTCGTGGCGGTCTACCGGCCACGCACGGGAGCGCGCGCGGTCGCGGCGGGCCTCGTCGTCGGTACGCTGGTGTGGCTGTACGTCGTCGCGCCCGCGCTGGTCTCGCCCGAGCCGTCGTGGGTGCTCGCGGGCCCGTTCGGCGTGGAGTGGCTGTCGCCCGACAAGCTGTTCGGACTCGACGACTGGAGCCGGTTGGGGCGTGCCGTCGTGCTCGGCCTCGGTGCCAACCTGGCGACGATGCTGCTCGTGGCGCCGTCGCGTTACGGGCGGCGCACCTTGCCGTCGGCCGAACTGGGCGGCGTCGATGTCGGCGACCTGCGCGCGCTGGCCACGCGCTTCCTGCCCGTGGAGCGCGTCGACAGCCTGTTCGCCAGTGCGCCCGTGCATGGCGCGGCGGGTGGCGCGTTGGCCGGCGTCGTCGAGCATGAGCTGGCCGCGGTGATCGGTGCGGGCTCCGCGCGATTGCTGGTGCAGGTCGTGCATCGCCAGCGCCAGGAAGAGCTCGACACCGTCGCGGCGATCGTCGACGAGGCCACCGAAGACCTGCGTTTCAACCAGCGCGTGCTCGAGGCGGCGCTGGAAACGATGAGCCAGGGTATCTGTGTGGTCGACGCCGAACTGCGCCTGGTGGCGTGGAACCAGCCCTATGCGGACCTGTTCGGCTATCCGCCCGCGCTGCTCCGGGTCGGCTTGCCGGTGGCCGAACTGATCGCCCACAACGTTGCCGCGGGGCTCGTTGGCGAAGGCAACTTGGCCTCGCGGGTCGAACGGCGCATGGCCTTCATGCGCGCGGGTTCGCCGCACCTGGCCGAGCGTCGGTTCCCGGATGGCACGGTGGTGGAAATCCGCGGCAACCCGATGCCCGGTGGCGGCTATGTCGCCACGTTCACCGACGTCACGTCGTTCCGCGAGACCGAGGACGAATTGAAGCGGACCAACGAAACGCTCGAGCTTCGCGTGGCCGAGCGCACGGCGGCGCTGGAGCAGGCCAACGAAGCGAAGAGCCACTTCCTCACCGCCGTGAGCCACGACCTGATGCAGCCCCTGCATGCGGCGCAGCTGTTCGCGCATGCGTTGCGTGCGGGGCATGGCGATGCCGACACCTCGCGCCATCTCGAAGGCGCGCTGGGCGCCACCGAAAACCTGCTCGGTGGCTTGCTCGACATCGCCCGGCTGGAGGGTGGCAGGCTCTCGCCGCGCATGGCCGACGTGGCGCTGGCCGAGGTGCTGGGCCCGCTTGCCGCCGAGTGCCGGGCGATAGCCGCCGAGCGCGATATTCGCTTCCACGTCGTGCCGACGATGGCATGCGTGCGCACCGATCCGTCGCTATTGCGCCGCGTCGTGCAGAACTTCCTCTCCAACGCCCTGCGTTACGCGGAGGGCGGTCGCGTGGTGTTGGGCTGTCGCCGCGCGGGCGACCAGCTGCGCGTCGAGGTCTGGGATACCGGGCCGGGCATCGCGGAGGCCGATCGCACGCTGATCTTCGATGCCTTCCGCCGTGGCGAAGCCGCCGCGGGGCAAGGCCTGGGCCTCGGCCTGGCGATCGCCGAGCGCACGGCCTCGCTGCTCGGCCATCCGCTGGCGCTTCGCAGCTGGCCGGGTCGTGGCAGTGTGTTCGCGGTGAGCGTGCCGGTGGCCGTGCGTGGCGAGGTCGAACTACCCGTGGCACCGCTCGCGCCGCTGGCCCCGTCGGCGTGCGGCCACGCGCTGGTCGTCGACAACGACCCGGCGGCCCTGGCGGCGACGGCGACCTTGCTGCGTGGCTGGGGCTGGGGCGTCGATGCGTTGCGCGAGCCTTCCGCCGCGGTGACGGCGGAGCCGGACCTGCTCGTGCTGGATTACCACCTGGACGACGGGCGTACCGGACTGGACGCGCTGCGGGTGTTGCAAGGGCGGTTTGGCGAGGTGCCGGCAGTGTTCGTGACCGCGGACCGGGATGCGGACCTGCGGCTGCGCCTGCAGGAGGCGGGGGGGAGCGTGTTGTACAAGCCGCTGAAGCCGGTGGCGCTGCGGCAGGTGGTGGCGCGGCTGGTTCGGGTTTGA
- a CDS encoding malate dehydrogenase, whose translation MKAPVRVAVTGAAGQIGYALLFRIAAGDMLGPDQPVILHLLEITPALPALQGVVMELNDCAFPTLAGVVATDDLNVAFKDVDYALLVGARPRGPGMERKDLLEANGAIFGPQGKALNDHAKRDVRVLVVGNPANTNALIAQQNAPDLDPKCFTAMVRLDHNRALSQLAEKTGSHSTDIKKLTIWGNHSSTQYPDLHTTTVKGKPALEQVDQAWYESDFIPTVQQRGAAIIKARGASSAASAASAAIDHMRDWTLGTAEGDWVSMAIPSDGSYGVEPGVIFGYPVTVKDGKYAIVQGLAINAFSQARIDATEKELREERAGVEHLFAR comes from the coding sequence ATGAAAGCACCCGTTCGCGTTGCCGTCACCGGCGCTGCCGGCCAGATCGGCTATGCCCTCCTGTTCCGTATCGCTGCCGGCGACATGCTCGGCCCGGACCAGCCGGTGATCCTGCACCTGCTCGAGATCACCCCGGCGCTTCCCGCGCTGCAGGGCGTGGTCATGGAGCTCAATGACTGCGCGTTCCCGACCCTGGCTGGCGTGGTCGCCACCGATGACCTCAACGTCGCCTTCAAGGACGTCGACTACGCCCTGCTCGTCGGCGCGCGTCCGCGCGGCCCGGGCATGGAGCGCAAGGACCTCCTCGAGGCCAATGGCGCCATCTTCGGCCCGCAGGGCAAGGCGCTGAACGACCACGCCAAGCGCGACGTGCGCGTGCTGGTCGTCGGCAACCCGGCCAACACCAACGCGCTGATCGCCCAGCAGAACGCACCGGACCTCGATCCGAAGTGCTTCACCGCGATGGTCCGCCTCGACCACAACCGCGCGCTGTCGCAGCTGGCCGAGAAGACCGGCTCGCACTCGACCGACATCAAGAAGCTGACCATCTGGGGCAACCACAGCTCCACCCAGTACCCGGACCTGCACACGACCACGGTCAAGGGCAAGCCGGCGCTGGAGCAGGTCGACCAGGCCTGGTACGAGTCCGACTTCATCCCGACCGTGCAGCAGCGCGGCGCGGCTATCATCAAGGCACGCGGTGCCTCGTCGGCCGCCTCGGCGGCCTCGGCGGCGATCGACCACATGCGTGACTGGACCCTCGGCACCGCCGAAGGCGACTGGGTCTCGATGGCGATCCCGTCCGACGGTTCCTACGGCGTCGAGCCGGGCGTGATCTTCGGCTACCCGGTCACGGTGAAGGACGGCAAGTACGCCATCGTCCAGGGCCTGGCGATCAACGCGTTCTCGCAGGCACGCATCGACGCCACCGAGAAGGAACTGCGCGAAGAGCGCGCCGGCGTCGAGCACCTCTTCGCCAGGTAA
- a CDS encoding aminotransferase class I/II-fold pyridoxal phosphate-dependent enzyme, with protein MPQLATRMGRAKPSAIMVIAEKAKRLKSEGRDIVSFSIGVPNFLPGEHVYAAAREALAKDSGQYGSNRGADALVNAFLKHIEALGLTGYAAENVSTGVGAKQILYNLAEALLDEGDEIAFPAPYWTSYLDIAEIVGAKINILPCPPEQHYKLTPAQLEEALKRKPRVFLFNNPSNPTGMVYTRDEIAALADVLVKYPDTWVITDDIYNTMVFDGVGYHNFVHIRPELKDRTIFVDSLSKTYGMPGWRVGFIAAPAIVAKAVTTLNSNHITSLPEVVTAAAVAALAGPQDVPAQKCVEFAAKRDRVYDALVSIPGVVCPRPQGAFYAFPDISVAFGKSHNGVAITDDVSFCAVLLEAKGVACVPGSAFGEPRALRISYSCPDDALDKGMARIVEFFAELN; from the coding sequence ATGCCGCAGCTCGCCACGCGTATGGGTCGCGCCAAGCCCAGTGCGATCATGGTCATTGCCGAGAAGGCCAAGCGCCTGAAGTCCGAGGGGCGTGACATCGTCAGCTTCTCGATCGGCGTCCCCAATTTCCTCCCCGGCGAGCACGTTTACGCCGCGGCCCGCGAGGCACTGGCGAAGGATTCCGGCCAGTACGGCAGCAACCGTGGCGCCGACGCGCTGGTCAACGCCTTCCTCAAGCACATCGAAGCCCTCGGCCTCACCGGCTATGCGGCGGAGAACGTCAGCACGGGCGTCGGTGCCAAGCAGATCCTGTACAACCTGGCCGAAGCCCTGCTGGACGAAGGCGACGAGATCGCGTTCCCGGCACCGTACTGGACCAGCTACCTCGACATCGCCGAGATCGTCGGGGCGAAGATCAACATCCTGCCGTGCCCGCCCGAGCAGCACTACAAGCTCACCCCGGCACAGCTGGAAGAGGCACTCAAGCGCAAGCCCCGGGTGTTCCTCTTCAACAACCCGTCCAACCCCACCGGCATGGTCTACACGCGCGATGAAATCGCCGCGCTGGCCGACGTCCTGGTGAAGTACCCGGACACCTGGGTCATCACCGACGACATCTACAACACGATGGTGTTCGACGGCGTCGGTTACCACAACTTCGTGCACATCCGCCCGGAGCTGAAGGACCGCACCATCTTCGTCGACTCGCTGTCGAAGACCTACGGCATGCCGGGCTGGCGCGTCGGCTTCATCGCCGCGCCGGCGATCGTCGCCAAGGCCGTCACCACGCTCAACTCGAACCACATCACCAGCCTGCCGGAAGTTGTCACCGCCGCCGCCGTGGCCGCGCTGGCCGGTCCGCAGGACGTGCCCGCGCAGAAGTGCGTCGAGTTCGCCGCCAAGCGCGACCGCGTGTACGACGCGCTGGTCTCGATCCCCGGCGTGGTTTGCCCGCGTCCGCAGGGTGCGTTCTATGCCTTCCCGGACATCTCGGTGGCCTTCGGCAAGTCGCACAACGGCGTCGCGATCACCGACGACGTGAGCTTCTGCGCCGTGCTGCTCGAAGCCAAGGGCGTGGCCTGCGTGCCGGGTTCGGCGTTCGGCGAGCCGCGCGCGCTGCGCATTTCCTATTCCTGCCCGGACGACGCACTCGACAAGGGCATGGCCCGCATCGTCGAGTTCTTCGCCGAGCTCAACTGA
- a CDS encoding response regulator transcription factor, giving the protein MTSLHDSKHAGRRHRTKVQHDTRRRRVTPLPSLAMNRILVADDHPLFRAALRQAAATAVPDAEVGVAADLEALLDALGAAPETDLVLLDLRMPGSRGLSGLAALRGQFPGVAVLVVSAHDEARVVKRVLDHGAAGFVPKSADPDTIALAVRSVLDEGHWLPPALAREVAALPARHDDTALASKLSRLTEQQFRVLAMLSEGLLNKQIADRLSVQERTVKAHVTAIFEKLEVRNRTQAGVLLRTLDLSDTPL; this is encoded by the coding sequence GTGACATCCCTGCACGATAGCAAGCACGCCGGCCGTCGCCATCGTACGAAAGTGCAACACGACACTCGACGCCGCCGCGTTACGCCGCTACCGTCGCTGGCGATGAACCGCATCCTCGTCGCCGACGACCACCCCCTGTTCCGCGCCGCGCTCCGCCAGGCGGCGGCGACCGCCGTGCCGGATGCCGAGGTAGGTGTTGCCGCGGATCTCGAAGCCCTGCTCGATGCGTTGGGCGCGGCACCCGAGACGGATCTCGTCCTGCTCGACCTGCGCATGCCCGGCAGCCGCGGGCTTTCCGGGCTGGCCGCGTTACGCGGGCAATTCCCCGGTGTCGCCGTGCTGGTGGTCTCCGCGCATGACGAAGCCCGCGTGGTGAAGCGCGTGCTCGACCACGGTGCCGCGGGCTTCGTGCCGAAAAGCGCGGACCCCGACACCATCGCACTGGCCGTGCGCAGCGTGCTCGACGAAGGCCACTGGCTACCACCGGCGCTCGCCCGCGAGGTTGCCGCCTTGCCCGCGCGCCATGACGACACCGCGCTGGCATCGAAGTTGTCGCGACTTACCGAGCAACAGTTCCGCGTGCTCGCGATGCTGTCCGAAGGCCTGCTCAACAAACAGATCGCCGACCGGCTCAGCGTGCAGGAACGCACGGTGAAAGCCCACGTCACCGCCATCTTCGAAAAGCTCGAAGTGCGCAACCGCACCCAGGCCGGCGTCCTGCTGCGCACCCTGGACCTCTCCGACACCCCCCTGTAG
- a CDS encoding D-(-)-3-hydroxybutyrate oligomer hydrolase gives MPNPDTFGDVRVTTHRDGDDLLSAGLGLRGLAGAPAAFVNPAAPTPAELRRRAIQSSWKGIADLGPLGGFGSVYGGVPDVPGREFTTFAFLPGARVPHRVLVQVPDDFDKAKRCLVVTASSGSRGVYGAIALAGGWGLAHGCAVAYTDKGTGAGYFDAADHSGVALDGTRAKAGEATLEFEPKGIRVDAGIAVKHAHSGDNPEADWGRHVLQAARFGLAMLDRAYPDEAPFTAKNTRIIATGLSNGGGAVLRAAGDDTDGILAAVVAMEPNIHVAGHGRAFYDYATEAAVLLPCAMAAPEFNGVPFARVGQASPPAWALRCASLRAHGVLQANTPAAQAAEALAMLRASGWQDDALRVGASSTSLDLWRAVTAAYASAYLRREAGDMPCGFSYRLQHAAGVASPVDGVLRAAWWADGSGVPPGAAIVLAGGTDVSLDPTLPGSLCLRELWTGHGADAAKLKEGVAATAATLPREGLPVFVVHGAQDGLIPVAFSSDAYVAWLRASGRTPVYWKVPYAQHFDAFLAFPDFGDRHAPLLPFAYAALDRAWAYLAGGRALPEDAAVRETRPRGAGALTPATLSLPPN, from the coding sequence ATGCCCAACCCCGACACCTTCGGCGACGTTCGCGTCACCACCCACCGCGACGGCGATGACCTGCTCAGCGCCGGCCTGGGCTTGCGTGGCCTGGCTGGCGCGCCGGCGGCGTTCGTGAACCCTGCGGCTCCCACGCCGGCCGAATTGCGTCGCCGCGCCATCCAGTCGAGCTGGAAGGGCATCGCCGACCTTGGCCCGCTGGGTGGTTTCGGCAGCGTGTACGGCGGCGTGCCGGACGTGCCCGGACGTGAGTTCACGACGTTCGCCTTCCTGCCCGGCGCGCGGGTACCGCATCGGGTGCTGGTCCAGGTGCCGGATGACTTCGACAAGGCGAAGCGCTGCCTGGTCGTCACCGCCTCGTCGGGCTCGCGCGGCGTCTATGGCGCCATTGCACTCGCCGGTGGCTGGGGCCTCGCGCATGGTTGTGCGGTCGCTTACACCGACAAGGGCACGGGCGCGGGCTATTTCGACGCCGCCGATCACAGTGGCGTGGCCCTGGATGGCACCCGCGCGAAAGCCGGCGAAGCGACGCTGGAGTTCGAACCCAAAGGCATCCGCGTGGATGCCGGCATCGCGGTGAAGCATGCGCACTCGGGCGATAACCCCGAAGCCGACTGGGGTCGGCACGTGTTGCAGGCCGCACGCTTCGGCCTGGCCATGCTCGATCGCGCGTATCCGGACGAGGCGCCGTTCACCGCGAAGAACACGCGGATCATCGCCACCGGCCTTTCCAACGGCGGTGGCGCGGTGTTGCGCGCGGCCGGTGACGACACCGACGGCATCCTCGCCGCGGTGGTCGCGATGGAGCCGAACATCCATGTGGCCGGCCACGGGCGCGCGTTCTACGACTACGCCACCGAGGCGGCGGTGCTGTTGCCCTGCGCGATGGCCGCGCCCGAATTCAACGGCGTGCCGTTCGCCCGCGTCGGCCAGGCGTCGCCACCGGCGTGGGCGCTGCGTTGTGCCTCCTTGCGCGCGCATGGCGTGCTGCAGGCGAACACGCCTGCAGCACAGGCCGCCGAGGCGCTGGCGATGCTGCGCGCCTCGGGCTGGCAGGACGACGCCCTGCGCGTGGGGGCGTCGTCCACCTCGCTGGACCTGTGGCGCGCGGTCACCGCGGCGTACGCGTCCGCTTACCTGCGCCGCGAGGCGGGGGACATGCCTTGCGGCTTTTCGTATCGCTTGCAGCACGCCGCCGGTGTCGCCAGCCCCGTCGACGGCGTGCTGCGCGCGGCATGGTGGGCCGACGGATCGGGCGTGCCGCCGGGTGCCGCCATCGTGCTGGCAGGCGGCACCGACGTGTCGCTCGACCCGACGCTTCCCGGCAGCCTTTGCCTGCGCGAGCTGTGGACCGGGCATGGTGCCGATGCGGCGAAGCTGAAGGAAGGCGTGGCGGCCACCGCCGCGACGCTGCCGCGGGAGGGCCTGCCGGTCTTCGTCGTCCACGGTGCCCAGGACGGGCTGATCCCGGTGGCGTTCAGTTCCGACGCCTACGTGGCCTGGCTGCGGGCCTCGGGGCGCACGCCGGTGTACTGGAAGGTCCCGTATGCCCAGCATTTCGATGCCTTCCTGGCCTTTCCCGACTTCGGCGACCGCCATGCGCCGCTGCTGCCGTTCGCCTACGCGGCGCTGGACCGGGCCTGGGCCTACCTCGCCGGTGGGCGTGCGCTCCCCGAGGATGCCGCCGTCCGCGAGACCCGGCCCCGGGGCGCGGGCGCCCTGACCCCGGCCACGCTGTCCTTGCCGCCGAACTGA
- a CDS encoding peptidylprolyl isomerase, with protein MTINVTMKTNKGDIHLRLHDDKTPMTVANFVNLAKRGYYDGLSFHRVIADFMVQGGCPEGSGRGGPGYRFGDEFDSSLKHDKPGILSMANAGPGTNGSQFFITHGPTPWLDGKHSVFGEIVGAEDQKVVDAIRQEDTIEKVEVSGDVDALLEKQAAKVAEWNTVLDAR; from the coding sequence ATGACCATCAACGTCACCATGAAGACCAACAAGGGCGACATCCACCTGCGCCTGCACGACGACAAGACCCCGATGACGGTCGCCAACTTCGTGAACCTGGCCAAGCGTGGTTACTACGACGGTCTGTCCTTCCACCGCGTGATCGCCGACTTCATGGTCCAGGGCGGTTGCCCCGAGGGTTCCGGCCGCGGTGGCCCGGGCTACCGTTTTGGCGACGAATTCGACAGCAGCCTCAAGCACGACAAGCCGGGCATCCTGTCCATGGCCAATGCCGGCCCGGGCACCAACGGCTCGCAGTTCTTCATCACCCACGGCCCGACCCCGTGGCTGGACGGCAAGCACAGCGTGTTCGGCGAAATCGTCGGCGCGGAAGACCAGAAGGTGGTTGACGCCATCCGCCAGGAAGACACCATCGAGAAGGTGGAAGTCAGCGGTGACGTGGACGCCCTGCTGGAAAAGCAGGCCGCCAAGGTCGCCGAGTGGAACACGGTGCTCGACGCGCGCTGA